In a single window of the Oscarella lobularis chromosome 2, ooOscLobu1.1, whole genome shotgun sequence genome:
- the LOC136183632 gene encoding small ribosomal subunit protein uS5 isoform X2 codes for MADAGPTGGGFRGGFGRGGRGRGRGRGRGRGRGRGKPDDKEWVPVTKLGRLVKDMKIKKLEDIYLFSLPIKATEIIDFFLGSALKDEVLKIMPVQKQTRAGQRTRFKAFVAIGDRNGHLGLGVKCSKEVATAIRGAITLAKLSVIPVRQGYWGNKLGRPHTVPCKVTGKCGSTVMRLIPAPRGTGIVSAPVPKKLLHMAGIEDCYTSARGSTRTLGNFAKATYAAIAKTFSYLTPDLWKETVFTKSPYQEFTDHLAKNPVRSAASSHMLES; via the exons ATGGCGGACGCAGGCCCGACCGGTGGTGGTTTTCGAGGCGGATTCGGTCGCggaggacgaggacgcgGCCGAGGCCGTGGACGCGGTCGCGGACGCGGCCGTGGCAAGCCGGACGACAAGGAG TGGGTCCCTGTCACGAAACTCGGCCGATTAGTCAAGGATATGAAGATCAAGAAGCTGGAAGACATCTAcctcttctctttgcctATCAAGGCAA CCGAGatcatcgatttctttctcggcAGCGCTCTCAAAGACGAAGTTCTCAAGATCATGCCCGTTCAAAAGCAGACTCGCGCCGGACAGCGCACGCGCTTCAAGgcgttcgtcgcgatcgGCGATCGAAATGGGCATCTCGGCTTGGGCGTCAAGTGTTCGAAGGAAGTGGCGACGGCAATTCGAGGAGCCATCACGCTCGCCAAGCTCTCCGTCATACCCGTTCGACAGGGTTATTGGGGAAATAAGCTCGGACGTCCTCACACTGTCCCGTGCAAG GTTACGGGGAAATGTGGGTCGACTGTCATGCGTCTGATTCCCGCTCCGCGTGGAACTGGCATTGTGTCGGCGCCCGTTCCGAAGAAACTCTTGCATATGGCCGGTATTGAGGATTGCTACACTTCGGCGCGTGGAAGCACGAGGACTCTAGGAAACTTTG CCAAGGCAACGTATGCTGCCATTGCCAAGACGTTCTCCTATTTGACGCCGGACTTGTGGAAGGAGACCGTTTTCACGAAATCTCCCTATCAGGAGTTCACTGATCATCTGGCTAAGAATCCGGTTCGAAGTGCTGCTTCGTCTCACATGCTTGAATCTTGA
- the LOC136183634 gene encoding dynein axonemal intermediate chain 2-like isoform X2, whose amino-acid sequence MEIVYVYTKKRSEFGRQCNFQDRQAEIHTDIGPDESIAAQFINRDPCHAAIQNAPEMSEHEVNTERFETESRGMNHTEGGWPKDVNPNEVEQTIRFRKKVEKDEYYMQMIQKLGDTMEHCIKQNNAVDIYEEYFQGINTVVSNEPPEAKTINVFRDPNGDSYKRTASSLSWHPDGALKLAVAHSELEFQRAPRGMCTHSYIWNLEKPNKPEMTLKPISPLVCLEYNPKDSHVLVGGCYNGLLGFWDTRKGSYPVEMSSINHSHQDPVFKVRFLSSKTGTEFFSTSTDGRVLWWDIRKISEPTDSLVLEYEGQRLGGVSLDFESTMPTKFLVGTEQKVVLLCNRKAKTPADRITAAYSDHVGAVYGLQRNPFFPKNFLTISDWQARIWSEDFKESPITWTRQHRHYVTDGCWSPTRPAVFFTTQWNGTLDIWDFVFKHREPALTVKVGGESPLFSVSVPDNGRMVAVGAHDGTVTLLELSDNLCNLQPNEKASVSSMFERELRREKTLESRYREMRAKERAKSSAAAALKEEPSEGTEAQNGHDDLIADTTRMYWEALAQEKSERERRAQKKAETKEGKKKVEIDAEPRDVKEESQEPEEERDDVLEKQDVAENGNGINGEVEKPKAEESKPEEPKPEEPKAEEPKAEEPKAEEPKAEEPKAEEPKAEESKDEEPKAEEPKAEEPKAEEPKAEEPKPENEQAEIKAAEPEPPKEKTSTDEETKLAEENAATGTSEAAAKPEEAPQANGESEPSAAAAPDVKETGDAEDKAKDGD is encoded by the exons ATGGAAATCGTCTACGTTTAcacgaagaagcgaagcgaaTTCGGTCGCCAGTGCAACTTCCAAGATCGCCAAGCCGAAATCCACACGGACATCGGTCCGGACGAGTCGATCGCCGCGCAATTCATCAATCGCGATCCGTGTCACGCCGCCATACAAAACGCGCCGGAAATGTCGGAACACGAG GTTAACACCGAGCGATTCGAGACGGAGAGTCGAGGCATGAATCACACGGAAGGCGGCTGGCCGAAAGACGTCAATCCCAACGAAGTGGAACAAACAATTCGATTTCGAAAGAAAgtcgaaaaagacgaatacTACATGCAGATGATTCAAAAACTAGGCGAt ACCATGGAACATTGTATCAAGCAAAACAACGCCGTCGACATATACGAAGAATACTTTCAGGGCATCAACACGGTCGTGTCGAACGAACCGCCGGAAGCGAAAACAATCAACGTGTTTAG GGATCCGAATGGAGATTCTTACAagcgaacggcgtcgtcgttgagttGGCATCCGGACGGAGCGCTGAAATTAGCCGTCGCTCATTCGGAGCTCGAGTTTCAGCGAGCGCCGCGAGGCATGTGCACGCACTCCTACATTTGGAATTTGGAGAAGCCGAATAAGCCCGAGATGACGTTGAAACCGATCTCGCCGCTCGTCTGCTTGGAGTACAATCCGAAAGATTCGCACGTGCTCGTTGGAGGATGCTACAATGGACTTTTAG GCTTTTGGGATACCAGAAAGGGCTCGTATCCCGTTGAGATGTCCTCAATCAACCATAGTCATCAGGACCCCGTTTTCAAAGTTCGCTTTCTCTCCTCCAAAACTG GCACTGAATTTTTCTCCACGTCAACGGACGGTCGCGTTCTGTGGTGGGATATTCGAAAAATCAGCGAGCCAACGGATTCTCTGGTACTCGAATACGAAGGCCAACGGCTCGGCGGCGTGTCTCTTGATTTTGAATCAACAATG ccTACAAAATTCTTGGTGGGCACTGAGCAAAAAGTCGTGCTACTCTGCAACAGGAAAGCCAAAACGCCAGCGGACCGAATAACAGCTGCCTACTCGGATCACGTGGGAGCTGTTTATGGTCTGCAACGAAATCCGTTTTTCCCGAAAAACTTTCTGACTATATCAGACTGGCAAGCAAGG ATTTGGTCAGAAGATTTCAAGGAATCGCCAATCACGTGGACTCG gCAACATAGGCATTACGTGACTGACGGCTGTTGGAGTCCCACTCGTCCCGCCGTCTTCTTCACCACCCAATGGAATGGCACGTTGGACATTTGGGATTTCGTCTTCAAGCACAGGGAACCCGCTCTCACAGTCAAA GTTGGCGGTGAATCGCCTCTATTTTCCGTTTCCGTGCCCGACAATGGCCGCATGGTGGCCGTTGGAGCGCACGACGGCACGGTGACTCTGTTAGAATTGTCTGACAACTTGTGCAACTTGCAGCCGAACGAGAAGGCGTCCGTATCGTCG atgTTCGAAAGGGAGTTGCGTCGAGAGAAGACTCTCGAGTCGCGATACAGGGAAATGCGGGCCAAGGAGAGAGCGAAGAGCAGCGCCGCCGCAGCACTCAA GGAAGAGCCCTCTGAAGGAACCGAGGCTCAGAATGGTCACGATGACCTGATTGCGGATACGACGCGTATGTATTGGGAAGCCCTTGCTCAGGAGAAGTCTGAGCGTGAAAGGAGAGCTCAGAAGAAGgctgaaacgaaagaagggaagaagaaagtgGAGATCGACGCGGAGCCGCGTGacgtaaaagaagagagtCAGGAACCAGAGGaggagagagacgacgtACTTGAGAAGCAGGATGTTGCAGAGAACGGCAATGGAATTAACGGCGAAG TTGAGAAGCCAAAGGCAGAGGAGTCGAAGCCTGAAGAACCAAAGCCTGAAGAACCTAAGGCTGAAGAACCTAAAGCTGAAGAGCCAAAGGCGGAGGAACCAAAGGCTGAAGAACCAAAGGCTGAAGAACCAAAGGCTGAAGAATCTAAAGATGAAGAGCCTAAGGCTGAGGAGCCCAAGGCCGAGGAGCCTAAGGCCGAGGAGCCTAAGGCTGAAGAACCTAAGCCTGAAAATGAGCAGGCCGAAATAAAAGCTGCAGAGCCAGAGCCGCCTAAAGAGAAGACGTCaacagacgaagaaacgaaattgGCTGAAGAGAATGCGGCAACAGGGACGAGCGAAGCTGCAGCAAAGCCAGAGGAAGCGCCTCAAGCAAACGGTGAATCAGAGCCTTCAGCTGCAGCAGCACCTGATGTAAAAGAGACGGGAGACGCTGAGGACAAGGCAAAG GATGGTGATTGA
- the LOC136183634 gene encoding dynein axonemal intermediate chain 2-like isoform X1 — protein sequence MEIVYVYTKKRSEFGRQCNFQDRQAEIHTDIGPDESIAAQFINRDPCHAAIQNAPEMSEHEVNTERFETESRGMNHTEGGWPKDVNPNEVEQTIRFRKKVEKDEYYMQMIQKLGDTMEHCIKQNNAVDIYEEYFQGINTVVSNEPPEAKTINVFRDPNGDSYKRTASSLSWHPDGALKLAVAHSELEFQRAPRGMCTHSYIWNLEKPNKPEMTLKPISPLVCLEYNPKDSHVLVGGCYNGLLGFWDTRKGSYPVEMSSINHSHQDPVFKVRFLSSKTGTEFFSTSTDGRVLWWDIRKISEPTDSLVLEYEGQRLGGVSLDFESTMPTKFLVGTEQKVVLLCNRKAKTPADRITAAYSDHVGAVYGLQRNPFFPKNFLTISDWQARIWSEDFKESPITWTRQHRHYVTDGCWSPTRPAVFFTTQWNGTLDIWDFVFKHREPALTVKVGGESPLFSVSVPDNGRMVAVGAHDGTVTLLELSDNLCNLQPNEKASVSSMFERELRREKTLESRYREMRAKERAKSSAAAALKEEPSEGTEAQNGHDDLIADTTRMYWEALAQEKSERERRAQKKAETKEGKKKVEIDAEPRDVKEESQEPEEERDDVLEKQDVAENGNGINGEDAAVEKPKAEESKPEEPKPEEPKAEEPKAEEPKAEEPKAEEPKAEEPKAEESKDEEPKAEEPKAEEPKAEEPKAEEPKPENEQAEIKAAEPEPPKEKTSTDEETKLAEENAATGTSEAAAKPEEAPQANGESEPSAAAAPDVKETGDAEDKAKDGD from the exons ATGGAAATCGTCTACGTTTAcacgaagaagcgaagcgaaTTCGGTCGCCAGTGCAACTTCCAAGATCGCCAAGCCGAAATCCACACGGACATCGGTCCGGACGAGTCGATCGCCGCGCAATTCATCAATCGCGATCCGTGTCACGCCGCCATACAAAACGCGCCGGAAATGTCGGAACACGAG GTTAACACCGAGCGATTCGAGACGGAGAGTCGAGGCATGAATCACACGGAAGGCGGCTGGCCGAAAGACGTCAATCCCAACGAAGTGGAACAAACAATTCGATTTCGAAAGAAAgtcgaaaaagacgaatacTACATGCAGATGATTCAAAAACTAGGCGAt ACCATGGAACATTGTATCAAGCAAAACAACGCCGTCGACATATACGAAGAATACTTTCAGGGCATCAACACGGTCGTGTCGAACGAACCGCCGGAAGCGAAAACAATCAACGTGTTTAG GGATCCGAATGGAGATTCTTACAagcgaacggcgtcgtcgttgagttGGCATCCGGACGGAGCGCTGAAATTAGCCGTCGCTCATTCGGAGCTCGAGTTTCAGCGAGCGCCGCGAGGCATGTGCACGCACTCCTACATTTGGAATTTGGAGAAGCCGAATAAGCCCGAGATGACGTTGAAACCGATCTCGCCGCTCGTCTGCTTGGAGTACAATCCGAAAGATTCGCACGTGCTCGTTGGAGGATGCTACAATGGACTTTTAG GCTTTTGGGATACCAGAAAGGGCTCGTATCCCGTTGAGATGTCCTCAATCAACCATAGTCATCAGGACCCCGTTTTCAAAGTTCGCTTTCTCTCCTCCAAAACTG GCACTGAATTTTTCTCCACGTCAACGGACGGTCGCGTTCTGTGGTGGGATATTCGAAAAATCAGCGAGCCAACGGATTCTCTGGTACTCGAATACGAAGGCCAACGGCTCGGCGGCGTGTCTCTTGATTTTGAATCAACAATG ccTACAAAATTCTTGGTGGGCACTGAGCAAAAAGTCGTGCTACTCTGCAACAGGAAAGCCAAAACGCCAGCGGACCGAATAACAGCTGCCTACTCGGATCACGTGGGAGCTGTTTATGGTCTGCAACGAAATCCGTTTTTCCCGAAAAACTTTCTGACTATATCAGACTGGCAAGCAAGG ATTTGGTCAGAAGATTTCAAGGAATCGCCAATCACGTGGACTCG gCAACATAGGCATTACGTGACTGACGGCTGTTGGAGTCCCACTCGTCCCGCCGTCTTCTTCACCACCCAATGGAATGGCACGTTGGACATTTGGGATTTCGTCTTCAAGCACAGGGAACCCGCTCTCACAGTCAAA GTTGGCGGTGAATCGCCTCTATTTTCCGTTTCCGTGCCCGACAATGGCCGCATGGTGGCCGTTGGAGCGCACGACGGCACGGTGACTCTGTTAGAATTGTCTGACAACTTGTGCAACTTGCAGCCGAACGAGAAGGCGTCCGTATCGTCG atgTTCGAAAGGGAGTTGCGTCGAGAGAAGACTCTCGAGTCGCGATACAGGGAAATGCGGGCCAAGGAGAGAGCGAAGAGCAGCGCCGCCGCAGCACTCAA GGAAGAGCCCTCTGAAGGAACCGAGGCTCAGAATGGTCACGATGACCTGATTGCGGATACGACGCGTATGTATTGGGAAGCCCTTGCTCAGGAGAAGTCTGAGCGTGAAAGGAGAGCTCAGAAGAAGgctgaaacgaaagaagggaagaagaaagtgGAGATCGACGCGGAGCCGCGTGacgtaaaagaagagagtCAGGAACCAGAGGaggagagagacgacgtACTTGAGAAGCAGGATGTTGCAGAGAACGGCAATGGAATTAACGGCGAAG ATGCCGCAGTTGAGAAGCCAAAGGCAGAGGAGTCGAAGCCTGAAGAACCAAAGCCTGAAGAACCTAAGGCTGAAGAACCTAAAGCTGAAGAGCCAAAGGCGGAGGAACCAAAGGCTGAAGAACCAAAGGCTGAAGAACCAAAGGCTGAAGAATCTAAAGATGAAGAGCCTAAGGCTGAGGAGCCCAAGGCCGAGGAGCCTAAGGCCGAGGAGCCTAAGGCTGAAGAACCTAAGCCTGAAAATGAGCAGGCCGAAATAAAAGCTGCAGAGCCAGAGCCGCCTAAAGAGAAGACGTCaacagacgaagaaacgaaattgGCTGAAGAGAATGCGGCAACAGGGACGAGCGAAGCTGCAGCAAAGCCAGAGGAAGCGCCTCAAGCAAACGGTGAATCAGAGCCTTCAGCTGCAGCAGCACCTGATGTAAAAGAGACGGGAGACGCTGAGGACAAGGCAAAG GATGGTGATTGA
- the LOC136183632 gene encoding small ribosomal subunit protein uS5 isoform X1, producing MADAGPTGGGFRGGFGRGGRGRGRGRGRGRGRGRGKPDDKEWVPVTKLGRLVKDMKIKKLEDIYLFSLPIKEAEIIDFFLGSALKDEVLKIMPVQKQTRAGQRTRFKAFVAIGDRNGHLGLGVKCSKEVATAIRGAITLAKLSVIPVRQGYWGNKLGRPHTVPCKVTGKCGSTVMRLIPAPRGTGIVSAPVPKKLLHMAGIEDCYTSARGSTRTLGNFAKATYAAIAKTFSYLTPDLWKETVFTKSPYQEFTDHLAKNPVRSAASSHMLES from the exons ATGGCGGACGCAGGCCCGACCGGTGGTGGTTTTCGAGGCGGATTCGGTCGCggaggacgaggacgcgGCCGAGGCCGTGGACGCGGTCGCGGACGCGGCCGTGGCAAGCCGGACGACAAGGAG TGGGTCCCTGTCACGAAACTCGGCCGATTAGTCAAGGATATGAAGATCAAGAAGCTGGAAGACATCTAcctcttctctttgcctATCAAG GAAGCCGAGatcatcgatttctttctcggcAGCGCTCTCAAAGACGAAGTTCTCAAGATCATGCCCGTTCAAAAGCAGACTCGCGCCGGACAGCGCACGCGCTTCAAGgcgttcgtcgcgatcgGCGATCGAAATGGGCATCTCGGCTTGGGCGTCAAGTGTTCGAAGGAAGTGGCGACGGCAATTCGAGGAGCCATCACGCTCGCCAAGCTCTCCGTCATACCCGTTCGACAGGGTTATTGGGGAAATAAGCTCGGACGTCCTCACACTGTCCCGTGCAAG GTTACGGGGAAATGTGGGTCGACTGTCATGCGTCTGATTCCCGCTCCGCGTGGAACTGGCATTGTGTCGGCGCCCGTTCCGAAGAAACTCTTGCATATGGCCGGTATTGAGGATTGCTACACTTCGGCGCGTGGAAGCACGAGGACTCTAGGAAACTTTG CCAAGGCAACGTATGCTGCCATTGCCAAGACGTTCTCCTATTTGACGCCGGACTTGTGGAAGGAGACCGTTTTCACGAAATCTCCCTATCAGGAGTTCACTGATCATCTGGCTAAGAATCCGGTTCGAAGTGCTGCTTCGTCTCACATGCTTGAATCTTGA
- the LOC136183639 gene encoding cytosolic Fe-S cluster assembly factor NUBP2 homolog, with translation MSDATQVLQSVKHIVLVLSGKGGVGKSTFATQLALTLVQNGKKVGLLDVDLCGPSIPRMLGIEKRDVHQCSEGWLPVYCDASQRLGVMSIAFLLAGRGDAVVWRGPKKNAMIKQFLVDVYWGELDYLIIDTPPGTSDEHITVIENIISCKPDGAVLVTTSQAVATADVRREVSFCSKTKLPILGIVENMSGYVCPHCSHCTNVFSRGGGEMLAKHADVPFLGSIPLDPNLAACGDEGKSFVEAFPESKACKSIQEIVANLSKRLE, from the exons ATGTCCGACGCGACGCAAGTCCTTCAGAGCGTAAAGCACATCGTGTTAGTGCTTTCGGGCAAGGGTGGCGTCGGAAAAAGCACTTTTGCAACGCAACTGGCTCTCACACTCGTGCAGAATGGCAAAAag GTCGGACTGCTAGACGTCGATCTGTGCGGTCCAAGCATCCCTCGTATGCTCGGAatcgaaaaacgcgacgtTCATCAGTGCTCCGAAGG TTGGTTGCCCGTATATTGCGACGCAAGTCAACGACTCGGAGTCATGTCCATTGCTTTCCTCTTGGCCGGCCGCGGCGACGCGGTCGTGTGGCGAGGACCTAAGAAGAACG ctatGATAAAgcaatttctcgtcgacgtgtaTTGGGGAGAACTAGACTACCTCATCATTGACACGCCACCCG GCACAAGTGACGAACACATCACAGTTATCGAGAATATCATCTCGTGTAAACCGGACGGAGCCGTCCTAGTGACCACGTCTCAG GCTGTTGCCACTGCCGACGTGAGGAGAGAAGTGTCGTTTTGCAGCAAAACCAAACTGCCCATTCTTGGCATTGTGGAAAACATGAGCGGCTACGTCTGCCCTCATTGTTCT CACTGCACAAACGTGTTTtcccgcggcggcggcgagatgCTGGCCAAGCACGCTGACGTGCCGTTCTTAGGATCCATTCCACTTGATCCGAATCTTGCGGCATGCGGAGATGAGGGAAAGTCGTTCGTGGAGGCGTTTCCTGAGTCTAAAGCGTGCAAGTCAATACAAGAGATTGTTGCAAATCTCTCAAAAAGACTAGAGTAG
- the LOC136183631 gene encoding uncharacterized protein, with protein sequence MQEKSFRSASQTSKQRSRSNLSLISNDSGVVEGFLQPTRPPDIYIHCGTVDEPAASNLFSTMMRLFPHRNVFFDKESIKWGDDVLTLIQVNLAAARLAVVLISDAYLQSSESCLQLNSLLQRQTQRGEQTLILPIFIEPVSEDLVKAKLPLIASLRAEYVYPDTQGAIDFSSLCNHLESLLLPAGEAAGSNSFVDGVPPVLQHCNRDQTLNDLSVWLKDSSGNCPLTFIHGLPGIGKSLVAKLFGRVASQQLHWKVVYVGERDLRHLGGKEIEFVRLNASAGDVLIILDGCDCLIEAAPTAFNELLYDCLRHAKKILVTSRSHFSVVDLNPNVIDLPPLEQNETEIYLLKMFSTMGVADAKSLASNSFGHPMLLNHFIELIRGNVFTPRELAAEVDAAGFRDLWTFLNCTLTTASADRDRLWCVFERCFSAFGEDRLAKMACLAVFPRSFTAKAAQAITGNNSVATFMADRSLLTRVSGGRLEMAHSLKSFLRHVAKTTYLQTYNDAKVQYYSYYIRLILKLSHMLCTKHVLSEFEADKHNFEFVLTCNTIPLELHEDFMDMVLRANLLLKFCWSQDHLVKLYERCIDLATKREQMTVKAGLEILLADQYVCRGRADDAVYLLEQAKKVFESDDKDAYVLALASCYATLGSAHRCRGSVEEALMNLFKAKELHDTNSSLRRDSECRECRVSVLHALGVTFAHLNLNSKALTWFKRAQVECQMLGQPIEAKPEGSQRRPCMVGCVHPYMADIYLNMAEVASASGNHKQALIYLQKIGTIQEKLGFDAVIPAQVTYTEGVIGCLAGGDRRDAGIQAMEKAFCVSRGLLRFFIGFILGKIRYGQKEFAAAFSYFCAAKSAADEIAYKGYGYKEALAYGCVSAKVEGNAKATSLYEELRRCFSHQSKGELDQILAPVLSVMNGSLIFPKAVICCWFYNQFCCHHRCLAKASNTSGLSKFPFSDLGRAKFRLALDQTQTRQEVRSEILSPSEINEDEAGSCDSEPLFLSSRKTSSLRSQRSRPCEIRPKSDFVKPDQEKSEDQVHQMGDESVLPSPVFNAGKFIFKTGGRDRSDTH encoded by the exons ATGCAAGAGAAATCGTTCAGATCCGCTTCTCAAACTTCGAAACAGCGCTCTCGAAGCAACCTATCTCTCATTAGCAATGACTCTG gtgtCGTCGAAGGCTTTCTACAGCCGACGAGGCCGCCAGACATCTACATTCACTGCGGGACTGTCGACGAGCCGGCGGCTTCCAACCTATTCTCAACTATGATGCGGTTGTTTCCCCACCGCAACGTTTTTTTCGATAAGGAGTCGATCAAGTGGGGCGACGACGTACTGACATTGATCCAAGTCaatctcgccgccgctcgtctcgccgtcgttctcaTCTCCGACGCATACCTGCAGTCGAGCGAGTCCTGTCTTCAACTGAACTCGTTGCTGCAAAGACAGACGCAGAGAGGAGAGCAAACGCTCATACTGCCCATATTCATAGAGCCCGTCAGCGAGGATCTTGTAAAGGCCAAATTACCACTTATTGCCTCTCTCCGAGCCGAGTACGTTTACCCGGACACCCAAGGAGCAATAGACTTCTCTTCACTGTGTAATCATCTCGAGTCCCTTCTTTTGCCAG CTGGAGAGGCGGCTGGTTCTAATTCTTTCGTGGACGGCGTGCCGCCCGTTCTGCAGCATTGCAATCGAGATCAAACATTGAACGATTTGTCTGTTTGGCTCAAGGATTCGTCCGGCAATTGTCCTCTGACGTTCATTCATGGTCTTCCCGGTATAGGCAAGAGTCTCGTTGCTAAGCTCTTTGGTCGCGTGGCAAGCCAGCAGCTGCATTGGAAAGTCGTTTACGTGGGCGAACGCGATCTGCGACACCTCGGCggcaaagaaatcgaattcgTTCGTTTGAATGCATCAGCTGGCGATGTTCTCATCATTCTCGACGGTTGCGATTGTTTAATTGAAGCTGCGCCTACTGCATTCAACGAGTTACTTTACGACTGCTTACGTCATGCTAAGAAGAtcctcgtgacgtcacgaagtcacttcagcgtcgtcgacttgaaTCCCAATGTGATCGATCTGCCGCCGCTCGAACAGAACGAAACGGAGATATATTTGCTTAAGATGTTTTCCACAATGGGGGTCGCGGATGCAAAGTCTCTTGCTTCAAATTCATTTGGTCATCCAATGCTTCTCAATCACTTCATCGAGCTGATCAGGGGTAATGTGTTTACTCCACGAGAGCTGGCAGCTGAAGTCGACGCTGCGGGTTTCAGAGACCTATGGACGTTTCTTAACTGCACTCTCACCACTGCGTCAGCTGACCGAGATCGACTCTGGTGCGTCTTTGAGCGCTGCTTCAGCGCATTTGGCGAAGACAGGTTGGCTAAAATGGCTTgtctcgccgtctttccGCGATCGTTCACCGCAAAGGCGGCACAGGCTATCACTGGTAATAATTCCGTTGCGACGTTCATGGCAGATCGAAGTCTTTTAACGCGTGTCAGCGGAGGCCGACTCGAAATGGCTCATTCGCTAAAATCGTTTCTACGACacgtcgcgaagacgacgtacCTTCAAACGTACAATGACGCCAAGGTCCAGTACTACTCCTACTACATTAGACTGATTCTCAAACTGAGCCACATGCTCTGCACAAAGCACGTGCTTAGCGAATTTGAGGCGGACAAGCACAACTTCGAGTTTGTTCTCACTTGCAACACGATTCCATTGGAACTTCATGAAGATTTCATGGACATGGTACTTCGAGCTAATCTTCTTCTGAAATTTTGCTGGTCGCAGGACCATCTGGTGAAACTCTACGAGAGGTGCATTGACTTAGCCACTAAAAGAGAACAGATGACGGTGAAAGCTGGACTTGAAATTCTTCTTGCGGATCAATACGTTTGCCGCGGTCGGGCCGACGATGCTGTTTATCTACTTGAACAGGCGAAAAAGGTCTTCGAGAGCGATGACAAGGACGCGTACGTGCTCGCATTGGCGAGTTGCTATGCAACCTTGGGAAGTGCTCATCGATGTCGAGGCAGCGTCGAGGAGGCGTTGATGAATCTTTTCAAAGCCAAAGAGCTGCACGACACTAATTCTTCTCTCCGTCGCGACTCCGAGTGTCGCGAGTGTCGCGTGTCCGTCTTGCACGCTCTCGGCGTGACGTTTGCTCATTTGAATCTCAACTCGAAGGCGCTGACCTGGTTCAAGCGTGCGCAAGTGGAATGCCAGATGTTGGGTCAGCCAATTGAAGCGAAGCCCGAGGGCTCCCAGCGGAGACCCTGTATGGTGGGCTGCGTTCATCCTTACATGGCTGACATATACCTGAATATGGCCGAAGTGGCGAGCGCCTCGGGAAATCATAAACaagctttaatttatttgcAGAAGATTGGAACGATTCAGGAGAAGCTGGGATTTGATGCCGTTATACCTGCTCAGGTCACGTACACCGAAGGCGTCATTGGGTGTCTGGCTGGAGGTGACAGAAGGGACGCTGGGATTCAAGCGATGGAGAAGGCGTTTTGCGTCTCGCGAGGCCTGCTGCGCTTCTTTATTGGATTTATTCTCGGGAAAATTAGGTATGGTCAAAAGGAATTTGCCGCTGCCTTTAGCTACTTCTGCGCGGCAAAGAGTGCAGCCGATGAAATCGCCTACAAAGGCTACGGATACAAGGAAGCGTTGGCCTACGGATGCGTTAGCGCTAAAGTTGAGGGAAACGCCAAAGCGACGTCACTCTACGAGGAATTGCGTCGTTGTTTCAGTCATCAAAGCAAGGGTGAACTCGATCAGATTCTGGCCCCAGTGTTGAGCGTCATGAATGGGTCACTAATTTTCCCCAAAGCGGTGATCTGCTGCTGGTTTTATAATCAATTCTGCTGTCATCATCGATGTCTCGCCAAAGCGTCCAATACTTCAGGTCTAAGCAAATTTCCCTTCTCTGATCTGGGAAGGGCCAAGTTTCGTCTTGCTCTGGATCAGACGCAGACAAGACAAGAAGTCCGAAGCGAGATCTTATCACCGAGCGAGATTAATGAGGACGAAGCGGGGTCTTGTGATAGTGAGCCTTTGTTCCTGTCAAGCCGGAAGACAAGCAGTCTGAGATCTCAAAGAAGCCGTCCTTGTGAAATTCGGCCAAAGTCTGATTTTGTCAAACCAGACCAAGAAAAGAGTGAGGACCAGGTGCATCAAATGGGAGACGAATCGGTTCTGCCTTCGCCGGTCTTCAACGCGGGAAAATTCATCTTTAAAACCGGAGGGAGAGACAGAAGTGACACGCATTAA